The following proteins are co-located in the Egibacteraceae bacterium genome:
- a CDS encoding sensor histidine kinase, translating to MRVDLGRLAGHRTTVVGDLSVASFLFAYTAIELIAGADAHEGVLALHLAGGALMTLPLALRRTVPWLPGVAFLPAMLLDTVLTVPASSFGEFMAAMLAVYSLAVHASPREALVGGTSVAVAIGVFLARDPMTESVLDALSTIVVLGVWAGIGLFVRRRRGEIEERARRAAMEERTRIARDLHDLVGHAVSLMTVQAGVARVAVDGNDTPRAREALGAVETAGRQALDELRRVLGMLQTPGGDGEAGLAPQPGIEAVEDLVEQHRRAGLPVDLHHDGQPRAVPAGVALAVYRIVQEALTNVRKHAGAPRTDVTLRYRPQAVEVAVHDQGPGHRGRPRDGQGLPGMRERVALYGGELRVGPGPRGGFALEAIVPTTEDRR from the coding sequence GTGCGTGTTGACCTCGGCAGGCTGGCCGGACACCGGACCACTGTGGTCGGCGACCTCTCCGTCGCTTCGTTCCTCTTCGCGTACACCGCGATCGAGCTGATCGCTGGCGCAGACGCCCATGAGGGGGTCCTCGCCCTGCACCTGGCTGGTGGGGCGCTCATGACGCTCCCGCTCGCACTGCGCCGAACCGTCCCGTGGCTGCCGGGGGTGGCGTTCCTGCCGGCGATGCTCCTGGACACCGTCCTCACGGTGCCGGCCAGCTCCTTCGGCGAGTTCATGGCGGCGATGCTCGCCGTGTACTCGCTCGCGGTCCACGCCTCCCCCCGGGAGGCCCTCGTGGGCGGCACGTCGGTGGCGGTGGCGATCGGGGTGTTCCTGGCCCGCGACCCGATGACGGAGTCGGTTCTCGACGCGCTCTCCACGATCGTCGTGCTGGGCGTGTGGGCGGGCATCGGCCTGTTCGTCCGGCGACGCCGGGGCGAGATCGAGGAGCGCGCACGACGGGCAGCCATGGAGGAGCGCACCCGCATCGCCCGTGACCTGCACGATCTGGTGGGCCATGCGGTGAGCCTCATGACCGTGCAGGCGGGCGTCGCGCGCGTTGCGGTCGACGGGAACGACACCCCCCGGGCACGGGAGGCTCTCGGCGCGGTCGAGACCGCGGGTCGCCAGGCGCTCGACGAGCTCCGGCGCGTGCTCGGCATGCTCCAGACGCCCGGTGGCGACGGGGAGGCGGGCCTTGCCCCCCAGCCCGGCATCGAGGCGGTGGAGGACCTGGTCGAGCAGCACCGGCGGGCGGGCCTGCCCGTGGACCTGCACCACGACGGCCAGCCACGGGCGGTCCCGGCCGGCGTCGCGCTGGCGGTCTACCGCATCGTCCAGGAGGCCCTGACGAACGTCCGGAAGCACGCCGGCGCCCCGAGGACGGACGTGACGCTTCGCTACCGCCCCCAGGCCGTCGAGGTGGCGGTCCACGACCAGGGGCCCGGTCACCGCGGGCGCCCCCGCGACGGGCAAGGACTACCCGGCATGCGGGAACGGGTCGCGCTCTACGGTGGCGAGCTCCGCGTCGGTCCCGGCCCGCGCGGTGGCTTCGCGCTCGAGGCGATCGTGCCGACGACGGAGGACCGGCGATGA
- a CDS encoding response regulator transcription factor: protein MIRVVIADDQELVRSGFVYIVGSQTDMEVVGEAGDGLGAIERARRLTPDVVVMDIRMPRLDGIEATRRIVRANPATRVLVLTTFDLDEHLYEAMTAGASAFLLKDAPPEQLVSGIRMVAAGEALVAPAITRRLIAAFVDRSRPSGSSALERLTEREHDVLRSLAGGRSNQEIAAELHLSEATVKTHVSRIYAKLDVRDRAQAVVVAYEEGLVEPGHTDGPLPPGDA from the coding sequence ATGATCCGCGTCGTGATCGCCGACGACCAGGAGCTCGTCCGCTCCGGCTTCGTCTACATCGTCGGGTCGCAGACGGACATGGAGGTCGTCGGGGAGGCCGGAGACGGTCTCGGCGCCATCGAGCGGGCCCGCCGGCTCACGCCCGACGTGGTGGTGATGGACATCAGGATGCCGCGGCTGGACGGCATCGAGGCGACCCGCAGGATCGTCCGCGCCAATCCCGCTACGCGCGTGCTCGTGCTCACGACCTTCGACCTCGACGAGCACCTGTACGAGGCCATGACGGCAGGGGCAAGCGCGTTCCTGCTGAAGGACGCGCCCCCCGAGCAGCTCGTGTCCGGGATCCGGATGGTCGCGGCCGGCGAGGCCCTCGTCGCCCCCGCGATCACCCGGCGGCTGATCGCGGCGTTCGTCGACCGGTCGCGCCCCAGCGGGTCGAGCGCGCTGGAGCGGTTGACCGAGCGGGAGCACGACGTGCTGCGGTCGCTCGCGGGCGGTCGCTCCAACCAGGAGATCGCGGCCGAGCTCCACCTCTCCGAGGCGACCGTGAAGACCCATGTCAGTCGGATCTACGCGAAGCTCGACGTCCGAGACCGGGCCCAGGCCGTGGTCGTCGCCTACGAGGAAGGACTCGTCGAGCCGGGCCACACCGACGGGCCGCTGCCGCCGGGGGACGCGTGA